The following proteins come from a genomic window of Mariniflexile sp. TRM1-10:
- the uvrB gene encoding excinuclease ABC subunit UvrB, with translation MKFKIESGFKPTGDQPEAIKQLVSGIRSNEKYQTLLGVTGSGKTFTVANVIQEVQKPTLVLAHNKTLAAQLYSEFKQFFPNNAVEYFVSYYDYYQPEAYIPVSGVFIEKDLSINEEIEKMRLSATSSLLSGRRDVLVVASVSCIYGIGNPIEFQKNVITLERDQVISRTKLLHQLVQSLYSRTEGEFNHGNFRIKGDTVDIFPSYADDAFRIHFFGDEIEDMESFNIQTNQVIEKYDLLTIYPANMFVTSPDVLQGAIKEIQDDLVKQHDYFVEIGKHLEAKRLKERTEFDLEMIRELGYCSGIENYSRYLDGRLPGTRPFCLLDYFPDDYLMVVDESHVTISQVHAMYGGDRSRKENLVEYGFRLPAAMDNRPLKFEEFEAIQNQVIYVSATPADYELKKSDGIYVEQVIRPTGLLDPIIEIRPSLNQIDDLIEEIQQRVEKDERTLVTTLTKRMAEELTKYLDRIQIRCRYIHSDVDTLERVEIMQDLRKGLFDVLVGVNLLREGLDLPEVSLVAILDADKEGFLRSARSLTQTVGRAARNLNGKAIMYADKITNSMQKTIDETNYRREKQIAYNTKHNLSPKALNKSLDNALTKNSISTYSYELEALKAAEPESAYLTKPELEKKIRDKRKLMEEAAKALDFIAAAKLRDQIKEYQTKIEKLKA, from the coding sequence ATGAAATTTAAAATTGAATCGGGATTTAAGCCTACAGGCGATCAACCAGAAGCCATAAAACAATTGGTTTCAGGCATTCGTTCCAACGAAAAATACCAAACCCTACTTGGGGTTACAGGTTCAGGAAAAACCTTTACGGTAGCGAATGTTATTCAAGAAGTGCAAAAACCTACCTTAGTTTTAGCACACAACAAAACGTTGGCAGCTCAATTATACTCCGAGTTCAAACAGTTTTTTCCAAACAATGCGGTGGAATATTTCGTATCGTATTACGATTATTACCAACCAGAAGCTTACATTCCTGTTTCCGGTGTTTTCATTGAAAAGGATTTGTCTATAAACGAAGAAATAGAAAAAATGCGTTTAAGTGCTACTTCTTCGCTACTTTCTGGCCGTCGGGATGTATTGGTGGTGGCTTCGGTGTCATGTATTTACGGTATTGGAAACCCTATCGAATTTCAAAAAAACGTCATCACTTTAGAAAGAGACCAAGTAATTTCCAGAACTAAATTACTGCATCAATTAGTACAAAGTTTGTATTCGCGTACCGAAGGGGAATTCAATCATGGAAACTTTAGAATAAAAGGCGATACCGTAGATATTTTCCCAAGTTATGCCGATGATGCCTTTAGAATTCACTTTTTTGGTGATGAAATTGAAGACATGGAATCGTTCAACATCCAAACGAATCAAGTCATTGAAAAATATGATTTGCTAACTATTTATCCGGCAAACATGTTCGTTACCTCACCCGATGTTTTACAGGGCGCCATAAAGGAAATTCAAGACGATTTGGTAAAACAACATGACTATTTTGTAGAAATTGGCAAACATTTAGAAGCTAAACGTCTTAAAGAACGCACCGAATTCGATTTAGAAATGATTCGTGAATTGGGCTACTGTTCGGGTATTGAAAACTATTCGCGCTATTTAGATGGCCGTTTGCCCGGTACACGCCCCTTCTGTTTACTCGATTATTTTCCAGACGATTATTTAATGGTGGTTGATGAAAGCCATGTAACCATTTCGCAAGTGCACGCCATGTATGGTGGTGATCGAAGTAGAAAAGAAAACTTGGTAGAATATGGCTTTAGATTGCCTGCTGCTATGGACAACAGACCTTTAAAATTTGAAGAGTTTGAAGCTATTCAAAATCAGGTCATTTATGTGAGTGCGACCCCGGCCGATTACGAGTTAAAGAAATCGGATGGTATTTATGTGGAGCAAGTGATTCGGCCAACAGGGTTATTGGATCCTATTATTGAAATACGCCCAAGCTTGAACCAGATTGATGATTTAATTGAAGAAATCCAGCAGCGAGTTGAAAAAGACGAACGCACATTGGTTACCACACTTACCAAACGCATGGCGGAAGAATTGACTAAATACCTTGATAGAATTCAAATTCGTTGTCGCTACATCCATAGTGATGTAGATACTTTGGAGCGTGTAGAAATCATGCAGGATTTACGTAAAGGGTTGTTTGATGTATTGGTGGGTGTCAACTTATTGCGTGAAGGATTGGATCTGCCCGAAGTCTCTTTGGTTGCTATTTTAGATGCCGATAAAGAAGGTTTTTTACGTTCGGCACGTTCACTTACCCAAACCGTTGGTAGAGCCGCTAGGAACCTGAACGGCAAAGCCATTATGTATGCCGATAAAATTACCAACAGCATGCAAAAAACAATTGATGAAACCAATTACAGACGTGAAAAACAAATAGCTTATAATACAAAACACAACCTCAGCCCAAAAGCATTAAATAAGAGTTTAGATAATGCATTAACAAAAAATTCAATTAGTACGTACAGTTATGAATTGGAAGCCTTAAAAGCAGCCGAACCCGAAAGCGCCTATTTAACCAAACCCGAATTAGAAAAGAAAATTCGTGATAAACGCAAACTTATGGAAGAAGCTGCAAAAGCCCTGGACTTTATTGCCGCTGCAAAACTGCGTGATCAGATTAAAGAATACCAAACAAAAATAGAAAAGCTAAAAGCTTAA
- a CDS encoding NHL domain-containing protein, with translation MKKLLLFSTVLLCYTCSFGQITVSTLAGSGTAGNDDGTGTAASFYQPRGVAVDASGNVYVADYVNHKIRKITAAGVVSTFAGSGTAGSDDGTGTVASFSGPFGVAIDASGNIYVADAPNHKIRKITAAGVVSTLAGSGSIGSTDGIGTAASFYQPRGVAVDAFGNVYVADAQNHKIRKITSAGVVSTFAGSGTVGSDDGTGIAASFSWPSGVAVDTSGNIYVADMDNNKIRKITSEGVVSTFTGSGAYDSTDDTGTAASFRNPFGVALDASGNVYVADAQNNKIRKITSAGAVSTFAGSVNEGSADGTISARFFLPVGVAVDAFGNVYVADWGNHKIRKIVDASLSNADFDIASNIVIYPNPTTNFVTIKVSDLLDAKLQVIDITGRVLLKQILDNATNSVDISQLPNGLYLFKVTATEGSTISKVVKN, from the coding sequence ATGAAAAAACTATTACTTTTTTCAACTGTACTTCTTTGTTACACATGTTCTTTTGGGCAAATAACAGTAAGCACCTTAGCAGGTTCAGGAACTGCTGGTAATGACGATGGTACAGGAACTGCGGCTAGTTTTTATCAACCACGAGGAGTTGCTGTTGATGCCTCTGGAAATGTATATGTAGCAGATTATGTAAATCATAAAATCCGTAAAATTACGGCAGCAGGGGTAGTAAGCACCTTTGCAGGTTCAGGAACTGCTGGTAGTGACGATGGTACAGGAACTGTGGCGAGTTTTAGTGGGCCATTTGGAGTTGCCATTGATGCCTCTGGCAATATATATGTTGCAGATGCTCCAAACCATAAAATCCGTAAAATTACGGCAGCAGGAGTAGTAAGCACTCTGGCAGGTTCAGGAAGCATTGGCAGTACAGATGGCATAGGAACTGCGGCTAGTTTTTATCAACCACGAGGAGTTGCTGTTGACGCCTTCGGCAATGTATATGTTGCAGATGCTCAAAACCATAAAATCCGTAAGATTACATCAGCAGGGGTAGTAAGCACTTTTGCAGGTTCAGGAACTGTTGGTAGTGACGATGGTACAGGAATTGCGGCTAGTTTTAGTTGGCCATCCGGAGTTGCCGTTGATACCTCTGGCAATATATATGTTGCAGATATGGATAACAATAAAATCCGAAAGATTACATCGGAAGGGGTGGTAAGTACCTTTACAGGTTCAGGAGCTTATGATAGTACAGATGATACAGGAACTGCGGCTAGTTTTAGAAATCCCTTTGGAGTTGCCCTTGACGCCTCCGGCAATGTATATGTAGCAGATGCTCAAAACAATAAAATCCGTAAGATTACGTCAGCAGGGGCAGTAAGCACCTTTGCAGGTTCAGTAAATGAAGGGAGTGCAGATGGTACTATTTCTGCTCGTTTTTTCTTACCAGTTGGAGTTGCCGTTGATGCTTTTGGTAACGTGTATGTTGCAGATTGGGGCAACCATAAAATACGTAAAATAGTAGATGCTTCTTTATCCAATGCAGATTTTGATATTGCTTCAAACATTGTAATATATCCAAACCCTACCACTAATTTTGTAACTATTAAGGTAAGCGATTTATTAGATGCAAAATTACAAGTAATAGACATAACAGGCAGAGTGTTACTCAAACAAATCCTTGATAACGCTACAAATAGTGTTGATATATCTCAATTACCAAATGGTCTTTACTTATTCAAAGTAACCGCTACCGAAGGTAGTACAATAAGCAAAGTAGTTAAAAACTAA
- the sucC gene encoding ADP-forming succinate--CoA ligase subunit beta: MNLHEYQGKEILSSFGVRIQRGIVAQNAQEAVVAAKQLTAETGTSWYVIKAQVHAGGRGKGGGVKLAKNLKEVEEIAGKIIGMNLITPQTSAAGKKVHQVLVAEDVYYPGESETSEFYMSVLLNRGTGRNMIMYSTEGGMDIETVAEKTPHLIFTEEIDPTVGILPFQARRIAFNLGLSGNAFKEMTKFVTNLYTAYVKSDSSLFEINPVLKTSDNKILAVDAKVTIDDNSLFRHKNYVDLRDVREESAIEVEAGELGLNYVDLDGNVGCMVNGAGLAMATMDLIKHSGGEPANFLDVGGTADAARVEAAFKIILKDPAVKAILINIFGGIVRCDRVAQGVIDAYKNMGTINVPIIVRLQGTNADIAKELLDNSGLAVLSATEFQEAADKVQQVLA; this comes from the coding sequence ATGAATTTACACGAATATCAAGGTAAAGAAATATTAAGCAGCTTTGGAGTACGTATTCAACGTGGTATTGTTGCTCAAAACGCACAAGAGGCAGTAGTCGCTGCAAAACAATTAACAGCAGAAACAGGTACAAGTTGGTATGTTATAAAAGCACAAGTCCATGCAGGTGGACGTGGTAAAGGTGGCGGTGTTAAACTTGCTAAAAACCTGAAGGAAGTAGAAGAAATTGCAGGAAAAATAATTGGGATGAACCTAATTACACCTCAAACGTCTGCTGCTGGAAAAAAAGTACACCAAGTTTTAGTTGCAGAGGATGTTTATTATCCTGGTGAAAGTGAAACAAGCGAATTTTATATGTCGGTACTTTTAAATAGAGGTACAGGACGTAATATGATTATGTATTCTACCGAAGGTGGTATGGATATTGAAACAGTGGCAGAAAAGACACCTCATTTGATTTTTACGGAAGAAATAGATCCAACCGTTGGCATCTTGCCATTTCAAGCAAGACGTATCGCTTTTAATTTGGGATTATCTGGTAACGCTTTTAAAGAAATGACAAAGTTTGTTACCAATCTTTATACAGCTTATGTAAAATCTGATTCTTCTTTATTTGAAATTAATCCGGTTTTAAAAACAAGTGATAATAAAATATTAGCTGTTGATGCTAAAGTAACGATTGATGATAATTCGCTTTTCAGACATAAAAATTATGTTGATTTACGTGATGTACGTGAAGAAAGTGCCATTGAAGTTGAAGCTGGAGAACTAGGTTTGAATTATGTTGATTTGGATGGTAATGTTGGATGTATGGTTAACGGTGCTGGTTTAGCAATGGCAACTATGGATTTAATCAAGCATTCAGGTGGTGAGCCAGCAAACTTTTTAGATGTTGGTGGTACAGCAGATGCTGCGCGTGTAGAAGCTGCTTTTAAAATCATTTTAAAAGACCCAGCTGTAAAAGCTATTTTAATTAATATTTTTGGTGGTATTGTACGTTGTGACCGTGTGGCACAAGGTGTTATCGATGCTTATAAAAACATGGGAACTATTAATGTACCAATTATTGTACGTTTACAAGGAACCAATGCGGATATAGCTAAAGAATTATTAGACAATTCTGGTTTAGCAGTTTTAAGTGCTACCGAATTTCAAGAAGCTGCAGATAAAGTACAACAAGTATTAGCTTAA
- a CDS encoding DUF1624 domain-containing protein codes for MPLKTNRIESIDILRGVVMVIMALDHVRDYFHYGSFFSNPTNLETTTPFLFFTRFITHYCAPVFVFLAGTSAFLYGSKKTKPELFKFLFTRGIWLVFLEIAVNNLIWWFDINYGFVVLQVIWAIGLSMVILSFLIFLPKQILIAIGFIIILGHNLLDTILLKGESIGAILWYILHQGSQITTDSNRLIGIYYPILPWVGVIILGYSFGHFYAKNFNASIRKKWLLILGFAAIALFFIVRGSNVYGDLVPWTIQDTSTKTILSFFNVSKYPPSLSYLLITLGPALLFLYGIETVKNKFTDFFLVFGRVPLFYYFLHIFVIHVLAIIGILIFGGNWQDMILTAEAFQNANLINYGYSLMVVYMVWAGVIILLYFPSKKYMVYKATNKDKWWLSYL; via the coding sequence ATGCCATTAAAAACCAACCGTATAGAGTCCATAGATATTTTAAGAGGTGTTGTAATGGTTATTATGGCATTAGACCATGTTAGGGATTATTTTCATTACGGTTCGTTTTTTTCCAATCCTACAAACTTAGAAACCACCACACCTTTCTTGTTTTTCACCAGGTTTATTACGCATTATTGTGCACCGGTTTTTGTGTTTTTAGCAGGCACTTCGGCATTTTTATACGGGAGCAAAAAAACGAAACCAGAACTCTTTAAATTTTTGTTTACCCGTGGCATTTGGCTTGTGTTTTTAGAAATAGCCGTTAATAATCTTATCTGGTGGTTCGATATTAACTATGGCTTTGTGGTACTTCAAGTTATTTGGGCTATTGGGTTGAGCATGGTCATCTTATCCTTCTTAATCTTTCTTCCTAAACAAATTTTAATAGCTATTGGTTTTATCATAATACTTGGCCACAATTTATTAGACACTATTTTACTTAAAGGTGAAAGCATTGGAGCTATTCTATGGTACATTTTGCACCAAGGAAGCCAAATTACCACCGATTCCAACAGACTTATAGGGATCTACTACCCTATATTGCCTTGGGTTGGAGTCATAATTTTGGGCTATAGTTTTGGGCATTTTTATGCAAAAAACTTCAATGCATCCATTAGAAAAAAATGGCTACTTATCTTGGGATTCGCCGCAATAGCTCTGTTCTTTATCGTTAGAGGTAGTAATGTATATGGCGATTTGGTGCCGTGGACTATACAGGACACCTCCACTAAAACCATATTATCATTCTTTAATGTTAGCAAATACCCACCATCACTCTCATATTTACTCATTACTTTAGGACCTGCATTATTATTTTTATACGGTATAGAAACGGTAAAAAATAAATTCACAGACTTCTTTTTAGTATTTGGACGCGTGCCATTGTTTTATTATTTCCTACATATTTTTGTCATTCACGTATTAGCAATTATAGGGATTTTAATTTTTGGTGGAAATTGGCAAGACATGATTCTTACTGCTGAAGCATTTCAAAATGCCAATCTTATAAATTATGGATATTCCTTAATGGTCGTTTATATGGTATGGGCTGGAGTCATTATACTTCTTTATTTTCCAAGTAAGAAATACATGGTTTATAAAGCTACTAATAAAGATAAGTGGTGGCTAAGTTATTTATAA
- a CDS encoding DUF1456 family protein: protein MTNNDILKKLRVALKLRDDDIVKILELVDFRISKSELGAFFRSEDHPKYMECGDQILRNFLNGLVIHLRGPMPKKEANKEKAPSTKSGTEKGEASVKTSQKSL from the coding sequence ATGACAAATAATGATATATTAAAAAAACTACGCGTTGCCTTGAAGCTTCGGGACGATGATATTGTAAAGATTTTGGAGCTTGTGGACTTTAGAATTTCCAAAAGTGAACTTGGTGCTTTTTTTAGGAGTGAAGACCACCCAAAATATATGGAATGTGGTGACCAGATTTTGCGAAACTTTTTAAATGGTTTGGTTATTCATTTACGAGGGCCGATGCCTAAGAAAGAGGCCAATAAAGAAAAAGCTCCAAGCACCAAGTCTGGAACTGAAAAAGGCGAAGCTTCCGTGAAAACGTCACAAAAAAGTTTATAA
- the lysA gene encoding diaminopimelate decarboxylase produces the protein MLENQLLKIAQDFGSPVYVYDAEKIESQYKRLTNAFKNVKHLKINYAVKALSNISILKLFNSLGSGIDTVSIQEVQLGLAAGFLPEQIIFTPNGVSLTEIEEAAKLGVKINIDNLSILEQFGTKHPKTPVCIRINPHVMAGGNANISVGHIDSKFGISIHQIPHILRIVENTKMTINGIHMHTGSDILDIEVFLYASEILFETAKQFKNLDFIDFGSGFKVPYKQGDIETNIEELGEKLSSKFNAFCKEYGKDLTLAFEPGKFLVSESGSFLTKVNAIKQTTSTVFAQVDSGFNHLIRPMFYGSHHDIVNISNPKGRERFYTVVGYICETDTFGNNRRIAEINEGDILCFKNAGAYCFSMASNYNSRFRPAEVLWYNNKAHLIRKRETFEDILNNQIEIDFASKKEKQLVK, from the coding sequence ATGTTAGAAAATCAATTGCTGAAAATTGCACAAGATTTTGGGAGTCCGGTTTACGTTTATGATGCCGAAAAGATTGAAAGTCAATATAAAAGACTAACTAATGCTTTTAAAAATGTTAAACATCTTAAAATAAATTATGCCGTTAAAGCATTATCTAATATATCTATACTCAAACTTTTTAACTCATTAGGCTCTGGAATAGACACCGTTTCCATACAAGAAGTTCAATTGGGTTTAGCTGCTGGTTTTTTACCAGAACAAATAATTTTTACGCCCAATGGTGTATCACTAACTGAAATTGAAGAGGCTGCAAAACTTGGCGTTAAAATTAATATTGACAACCTTTCCATATTAGAGCAATTTGGCACGAAGCATCCAAAAACACCTGTTTGCATTCGTATAAATCCGCACGTTATGGCTGGAGGAAATGCTAATATTTCTGTGGGACATATCGATTCTAAATTTGGTATCTCGATTCATCAAATACCTCACATATTGCGTATTGTTGAAAATACCAAAATGACCATTAATGGCATTCATATGCATACTGGTAGTGATATTTTAGATATTGAAGTGTTTTTATATGCTAGTGAAATATTATTTGAAACCGCAAAACAATTTAAAAATTTAGATTTTATTGATTTTGGTTCTGGGTTTAAAGTACCATACAAACAAGGTGATATCGAAACCAACATTGAAGAACTAGGCGAAAAATTATCTAGTAAATTCAATGCTTTCTGTAAAGAATATGGTAAAGATTTAACACTGGCTTTTGAACCTGGTAAATTTTTAGTGAGCGAATCCGGAAGCTTTTTAACTAAAGTAAACGCTATTAAACAAACAACCTCGACCGTTTTTGCACAAGTTGATTCTGGTTTTAACCATTTAATACGTCCTATGTTTTATGGGTCACACCATGATATTGTAAACATTTCAAACCCAAAGGGACGTGAGCGTTTTTATACCGTTGTAGGCTACATTTGTGAAACAGATACTTTTGGCAACAACCGCCGCATTGCAGAGATTAATGAAGGGGACATATTATGCTTTAAAAATGCCGGTGCTTACTGCTTCTCTATGGCAAGTAACTACAACTCTAGATTTAGACCTGCCGAAGTTTTATGGTACAACAACAAAGCACATTTAATAAGAAAAAGAGAAACGTTTGAAGATATTTTAAACAATCAAATAGAAATAGACTTTGCTAGTAAAAAGGAAAAACAATTGGTTAAATAA
- a CDS encoding TerB family tellurite resistance protein, producing MINRVEKLSLLSEMIAFAKYDKDIKHIEYNFLLGVAKQLEISREDFDYLIEHPINYIHLKSHSERIVQFHRLVLLMNIDGNSSDNNSKNVIKLYNFGLRMGLSHESITKVLYLMESFPNKIVPPDVLIDIFKTQYN from the coding sequence ATGATTAATAGAGTAGAAAAACTGAGTCTTCTGTCAGAAATGATAGCTTTTGCTAAATATGATAAAGACATAAAACATATAGAGTATAACTTTTTGCTTGGTGTTGCTAAACAACTTGAAATTTCGAGAGAAGATTTCGATTATTTGATTGAGCATCCCATTAATTATATTCATTTAAAATCGCATAGTGAGCGTATTGTTCAATTTCACCGATTGGTGTTATTAATGAACATTGATGGTAATAGTAGTGATAACAATTCTAAAAATGTGATCAAGTTATATAACTTTGGTTTACGTATGGGTTTAAGTCATGAGTCTATTACCAAGGTATTATATTTAATGGAAAGTTTTCCTAATAAAATTGTACCACCAGACGTGTTGATAGATATTTTTAAAACACAATATAATTAA